One genomic region from Halococcus qingdaonensis encodes:
- a CDS encoding dodecin, with amino-acid sequence MVYKKITMIGTSDDGFEAAVDDAVDRAEDTLNNVKWATTENLGVEIAEVDGREYQAEVEIAFELDE; translated from the coding sequence ATGGTCTACAAGAAAATCACGATGATCGGAACGAGCGACGACGGGTTCGAGGCGGCCGTCGACGATGCCGTCGACCGCGCCGAGGACACGCTCAACAACGTCAAATGGGCGACGACCGAGAACCTTGGCGTCGAGATCGCCGAAGTCGACGGTCGCGAGTATCAGGCCGAAGTCGAGATCGCCTTCGAACTCGACGAATAG
- a CDS encoding metal-dependent hydrolase has translation MPVPAVSSGMFVGHALGAFATVAGGARLVGCSRKRSLALGASAGAFATAPDVDILYAPVGLASASGVADAAESFWSAGNLVHRAVTHSLVVGTVVAVALWFWSRARSEAASDGSDESPPNSERLRSLLNAESGGALVALGGLVAVAGVVSGPLGALVMAAFALTSLAIAELGAHYGDLGPKAILLTALIGFISHPFGDLFTGEPPHMLYPFATRLVSERIVLTADPTLHLLGSFWLELLTIWLAAIVYCELTDRSPTSYIHGRATLGVAYAVAALAVPAPTVDSSYEFVFSVLAVGAVGPAPLVRRLRRSRRALDGESVLTATLTGLAAVTLASIAYAAVYLVL, from the coding sequence ATGCCCGTCCCGGCCGTCAGCAGCGGTATGTTCGTCGGCCACGCACTGGGTGCGTTCGCGACCGTCGCGGGCGGAGCGCGCCTGGTCGGCTGCTCGCGCAAGCGCTCGTTGGCCCTCGGCGCGTCGGCGGGCGCGTTCGCCACCGCCCCCGACGTCGACATCCTCTACGCGCCGGTCGGGCTGGCCTCGGCCAGCGGTGTCGCCGACGCCGCCGAGAGCTTCTGGTCGGCCGGCAACCTCGTCCACCGCGCCGTGACCCACTCGCTGGTCGTCGGCACGGTCGTGGCCGTCGCGCTCTGGTTCTGGAGTCGTGCACGGAGCGAAGCAGCAAGCGACGGGAGCGACGAGTCGCCGCCGAACAGCGAGCGTCTCCGCTCGCTGTTGAACGCCGAGAGCGGTGGCGCACTGGTCGCGCTCGGCGGGCTGGTCGCGGTCGCCGGCGTCGTGAGCGGGCCACTCGGCGCGCTCGTGATGGCCGCGTTCGCGCTCACGAGCCTCGCGATCGCCGAACTCGGTGCGCACTACGGCGATCTCGGGCCGAAAGCGATACTGTTGACGGCGCTGATCGGCTTCATCAGCCATCCGTTCGGCGATCTGTTCACCGGCGAACCGCCACACATGCTCTACCCGTTCGCCACTCGGCTCGTGAGCGAGCGTATCGTCCTCACCGCCGATCCGACGCTGCATCTGCTCGGCTCGTTCTGGCTCGAACTGCTCACCATCTGGCTCGCGGCGATCGTCTACTGCGAGCTCACCGACCGCAGCCCGACGAGCTACATTCACGGGCGCGCGACGCTCGGGGTCGCCTACGCGGTGGCCGCGCTCGCGGTGCCCGCGCCGACGGTCGATTCGTCCTACGAGTTCGTCTTCAGCGTGCTCGCGGTTGGTGCCGTCGGGCCGGCCCCGCTCGTCCGCCGCCTCCGTCGATCCCGACGAGCGCTCGACGGCGAGAGCGTGTTGACGGCCACACTCACCGGGCTGGCGGCGGTGACGCTCGCGTCGATCGCCTACGCCGCCGTCTATCTCGTGCTCTGA
- a CDS encoding pyridoxal-phosphate-dependent aminotransferase family protein: MERPAVGELTPPNRTLMGPGPSDVHPRVRRAMATPLVGHLDPAFVDLMDEVQDLLRYVFRTDNEWTIPISGTGSAAMEAAIANLTEPGDTVVVPGNGYFGGRMASMVERVGGETVTVDAPWGEPLDIDDVRAAFDAHDPDLLAFVHGETSTGVLQPDVPALTELAHDNDALTIVDAVTTFGGVELKVDEWEVDAAYSAAQKCLSAPPGASPLTLGEQAMAKIEGRESSVNSWYLDLTELTDYWGEERAYHHTAPITNVYALREALRLAAEEGIEARWERHERVANGLRAGIEAMGLELASTSWLPSLNTVRLPADVEDADVTDALLDGYDIEVAGGLGDLSGEILRVGCMGHSARRSNVLSVLGALGDVLGESDGIDADAGLAAARKELSN; the protein is encoded by the coding sequence ATGGAACGACCCGCGGTGGGTGAACTCACCCCGCCCAACCGAACGCTGATGGGTCCCGGCCCGAGCGACGTCCACCCGCGCGTTCGCCGCGCGATGGCCACGCCGCTCGTCGGTCATCTCGACCCCGCGTTCGTCGATCTGATGGACGAAGTCCAGGACCTCCTCCGATACGTCTTCCGGACCGACAACGAGTGGACGATCCCGATCAGTGGGACCGGCTCGGCGGCGATGGAGGCCGCCATCGCGAACCTCACCGAACCGGGCGACACGGTCGTGGTCCCCGGCAACGGCTACTTCGGCGGGCGGATGGCGTCGATGGTCGAGCGGGTCGGCGGCGAGACCGTGACGGTCGACGCCCCGTGGGGCGAACCGCTCGATATCGACGACGTGCGTGCGGCCTTCGACGCTCACGATCCCGACCTGCTGGCGTTCGTCCACGGCGAGACGAGCACCGGTGTGCTCCAGCCCGACGTGCCGGCGCTCACCGAACTCGCCCACGACAACGACGCGCTCACCATCGTCGACGCGGTGACGACGTTCGGTGGCGTCGAGCTCAAAGTCGACGAGTGGGAGGTCGACGCGGCGTACTCGGCCGCCCAGAAGTGTCTCTCCGCGCCGCCGGGGGCGAGCCCGCTCACGCTCGGCGAGCAGGCGATGGCGAAGATCGAAGGGCGTGAATCGTCGGTGAACTCCTGGTATCTCGATCTCACCGAGCTCACCGATTACTGGGGCGAGGAGCGTGCCTACCACCACACAGCGCCGATCACGAACGTCTACGCGCTGCGGGAGGCGCTGCGCCTCGCCGCCGAGGAAGGGATCGAAGCGCGCTGGGAGCGCCACGAACGCGTCGCGAACGGGCTCCGAGCCGGCATCGAGGCGATGGGCCTCGAACTCGCGAGCACGAGCTGGCTGCCGAGCCTGAACACCGTTCGCCTGCCCGCCGACGTCGAGGACGCGGACGTGACCGACGCGCTGCTCGACGGCTACGATATCGAGGTCGCAGGCGGGCTGGGCGATCTCTCCGGCGAGATCCTCCGGGTCGGCTGTATGGGCCATTCTGCGCGCCGCTCGAACGTGTTATCGGTTCTCGGCGCGCTCGGCGACGTTCTCGGCGAGAGCGACGGGATCGACGCCGACGCGGGACTCGCGGCGGCGCGAAAAGAGCTGTCGAACTAG